From a region of the Enterobacter cancerogenus genome:
- a CDS encoding CPBP family intramembrane glutamic endopeptidase has product MVASFVVPYYEEIIYRGCIFGCLYSVFNKSYLIPCILTSLIFCLMHGQYYNVLDQAILFMISILLLMVRIKSRGLFYPIAIHSCMNVFVLSSNYLSGF; this is encoded by the coding sequence ATGGTCGCCTCCTTCGTCGTGCCCTACTATGAGGAGATCATTTACAGGGGATGTATCTTCGGTTGCTTATACTCCGTCTTTAATAAAAGTTATTTGATTCCCTGCATACTGACTTCACTGATTTTTTGCCTGATGCATGGACAGTATTATAATGTGTTAGATCAGGCGATTCTTTTTATGATATCAATATTGCTTTTGATGGTCAGGATAAAAAGTAGAGGCCTTTTTTATCCTATTGCAATTCATTCGTGTATGAATGTTTTTGTGCTGTCGTCAAATTACTTAAGCGGGTTTTGA
- the yddG gene encoding aromatic amino acid DMT transporter YddG, which produces MDRKRATLTGLAAILLWSTMVGLIRSVSEALGPVGGAAMIYTVSGLLCLVTVGFPDVRRFSPRYLIAGSVLFVSYEICLALSLGYAATRSQAIEVGMVNYLWPSLTIVFAILFNGQKSTLWVIPGLALSLLGVSWVLGGEQGLQVDEILRNITSSPLSYALAFSGAFIWAAYCTVTSKYAGGKNGITLFVLLTALSLWIKYVLSDQPEMMFNVPVVVKLLLCGVALGFGYAAWNVGILHGNVTLLAAASYFTPILSSALAAALLSAPLSFAFWQGAVMVCVGSLLCWHATRK; this is translated from the coding sequence ATGGACAGAAAGAGAGCGACGCTCACAGGACTGGCGGCAATACTGTTATGGAGCACCATGGTCGGGCTGATTCGCAGCGTAAGCGAAGCGCTGGGGCCGGTGGGCGGCGCGGCAATGATTTACACCGTGAGCGGTCTGTTATGTCTGGTCACGGTGGGTTTTCCCGATGTAAGACGCTTTTCCCCGCGCTATCTTATTGCCGGGAGCGTGCTGTTCGTCAGCTATGAAATTTGCCTGGCCCTGTCGCTGGGCTACGCCGCCACGCGTTCGCAGGCCATCGAAGTGGGGATGGTCAATTATCTGTGGCCGAGCCTGACGATTGTGTTTGCGATTTTGTTCAACGGCCAAAAATCGACTCTTTGGGTGATCCCCGGCCTGGCCCTCTCCCTGCTGGGCGTGAGCTGGGTATTAGGCGGCGAACAGGGATTACAGGTAGATGAAATCCTCCGCAATATTACCTCCAGCCCGCTGAGTTATGCCCTGGCCTTCTCCGGGGCATTTATCTGGGCGGCTTACTGCACCGTAACCAGCAAATATGCCGGCGGGAAAAACGGTATTACCCTTTTCGTGTTGCTGACGGCGCTCAGCTTGTGGATCAAATATGTCCTCAGCGATCAGCCAGAAATGATGTTCAACGTACCGGTGGTGGTGAAGCTATTACTCTGTGGCGTCGCGCTGGGTTTTGGCTACGCAGCCTGGAATGTCGGTATTCTGCACGGTAATGTGACCCTGCTCGCCGCCGCCTCCTATTTTACGCCGATATTATCCTCCGCGCTGGCGGCCGCCCTGTTAAGCGCGCCGCTCTCCTTCGCTTTTTGGCAGGGCGCGGTGATGGTATGCGTCGGGTCATTGTTGTGCTGGCACGCCACGCGAAAATGA
- the fdnG gene encoding formate dehydrogenase-N subunit alpha: MDVSRRQFFKICAGGMAGTTVAALGFAPKMALAQARNFKLLRAKEIRNTCTYCSVGCGLLMYSLGDGAKNAKEAIYHIEGDPDHPVSRGALCPKGAGLLDYVHSENRLRYPEYRAPGSDKWQRISWDDAFTRIAKLMKADRDANFIEKNEQGVTVNRWLSTGMLCASAASNETGMLTQKFVRSLGMLAVDNQARVUHGPTVASLAPTFGRGAMTNHWVDIKNANVVVVMGGNAAEAHPVGFRWAMEAKNNNDATLIVVDPRFTRTASVADIYAPIRSGTDITFLSGVLLYLIENNKINAEYVKHYTNAGLLVREDFAFEDGLFSGYDAEKRQYDKSSWNYQFDENGYAKRDDTLTDPRCVWNMLKQHVSRYTPDVVENICGTPKADFLKVCEVLASTSAADRTTTFLYALGWTQHTVGAQNIRTMAMIQLLLGNMGMAGGGVNALRGHSNIQGLTDLGLLSTSLPGYLTLPSEKQTDFQTWLTANTPKATLPDQVNYWSNYPKFAVSLMKSFYGDAAQKENDWGFEWLPKWDQAYDVIKYFNMMDKGNVTGYICQGFNPVASFPDKNKVVRSLSKLKYMVVIDPLVTETSTFWQNHGESNDVDPASIQTEVFRLPSTCFAEEDGSIANSGRWLQWHWKGQDAPGEARNDGEILAGIYHRLREMYRTEGGKGAEPLLKMSWNYKQPDHPESEEVAKENNGVALADLYDANGNLLAKKGQLLNSFALLRDDGTTASSCWIYAGSWTEQGNQMANRDNADPSGLGNTLGWAWAWPLNRRVLYNRASADINGKPWDPKRMLIEWNGSKWTGNDIPDFNTAAPGSKTGPFIMQPEGLGRLFALDKLAEGPFPEHYEPMETPLGTNPLHPNVVSSPVVRIYEDDVLRLGKKDKFPYVGTTYRLTEHFHTWTKHARLNAIAQPEQFVEISETLAKAKGIANGDRVKVSSKRGFIRAVAVVTRRLQSLNVHGQQVETVGIPLHWGFEGVAQKGYIANTLTPNVGDSNSQTPEYKAFLVNIEKA; the protein is encoded by the coding sequence ATGGACGTCAGCCGCAGACAATTTTTCAAAATCTGCGCGGGCGGTATGGCCGGGACAACAGTCGCTGCGTTGGGATTCGCTCCCAAAATGGCACTGGCTCAGGCGCGCAACTTTAAACTGCTGCGCGCCAAAGAGATCCGTAACACCTGCACATACTGCTCCGTGGGTTGTGGGCTATTGATGTATAGCCTGGGTGATGGCGCAAAAAACGCCAAAGAAGCGATTTATCATATTGAAGGGGATCCGGATCATCCGGTGAGCCGTGGGGCACTTTGCCCGAAAGGCGCGGGGCTGCTGGACTACGTTCACAGCGAAAACCGTCTGCGCTATCCGGAGTACCGCGCGCCAGGTTCTGACAAATGGCAGCGTATCTCCTGGGATGACGCGTTCACCCGCATTGCAAAATTAATGAAAGCCGACCGCGACGCCAACTTTATTGAAAAGAACGAGCAGGGTGTCACGGTTAACCGCTGGCTTTCCACCGGGATGCTTTGCGCATCCGCGGCAAGCAATGAAACCGGCATGCTGACGCAAAAATTTGTGCGCTCCCTTGGCATGCTGGCAGTAGACAACCAGGCGCGCGTCTGACACGGACCAACGGTAGCAAGTCTTGCTCCAACATTTGGTCGCGGTGCGATGACCAACCACTGGGTTGATATCAAAAACGCCAACGTCGTCGTGGTCATGGGCGGTAACGCCGCTGAGGCCCATCCGGTGGGATTCCGCTGGGCGATGGAAGCGAAAAACAACAACGATGCGACGCTTATCGTCGTCGATCCGCGCTTTACGCGTACGGCATCGGTGGCCGATATTTATGCGCCAATCCGCTCCGGTACGGACATTACGTTCCTGTCTGGCGTGCTGTTGTACCTGATCGAAAACAACAAAATTAACGCTGAATACGTTAAGCATTACACCAACGCCGGCCTGCTGGTGCGGGAAGATTTTGCCTTTGAAGACGGCCTGTTCAGCGGCTATGACGCGGAAAAACGTCAGTACGATAAGTCTTCCTGGAACTACCAGTTCGACGAAAACGGCTACGCGAAACGCGACGACACCCTGACCGATCCGCGCTGCGTGTGGAATATGCTGAAACAGCACGTGTCCCGCTACACGCCGGATGTGGTTGAAAATATCTGCGGTACGCCAAAAGCAGATTTCCTGAAAGTGTGTGAAGTGCTGGCGTCTACCAGTGCAGCAGACAGAACCACCACGTTCCTGTATGCGCTTGGCTGGACACAGCACACCGTGGGCGCGCAGAACATCCGCACCATGGCGATGATCCAGCTGCTGCTCGGCAACATGGGGATGGCCGGTGGCGGCGTGAACGCGCTGCGTGGTCACTCCAACATTCAGGGCCTGACCGATCTTGGCCTGCTGTCGACCAGCCTGCCGGGCTATCTGACGCTGCCGTCAGAAAAACAGACTGATTTCCAGACCTGGCTCACGGCAAATACGCCAAAAGCCACGCTGCCGGATCAGGTGAACTACTGGAGTAACTATCCGAAGTTCGCCGTCAGCCTGATGAAATCCTTCTACGGCGATGCGGCGCAGAAAGAGAACGACTGGGGCTTTGAGTGGCTGCCGAAATGGGACCAGGCCTACGATGTCATCAAGTATTTCAACATGATGGATAAAGGTAACGTCACGGGCTACATCTGCCAGGGCTTTAACCCTGTTGCGTCGTTCCCGGACAAAAACAAAGTGGTCCGCAGCCTGAGCAAGCTGAAGTACATGGTGGTTATCGATCCGCTGGTGACCGAAACCTCGACCTTCTGGCAGAACCATGGGGAATCCAACGACGTCGATCCGGCCTCGATTCAGACCGAAGTGTTCCGCCTGCCGTCTACCTGCTTCGCGGAAGAGGATGGCTCTATTGCCAACTCTGGTCGCTGGCTGCAGTGGCACTGGAAAGGCCAGGATGCACCGGGTGAAGCCCGTAACGACGGCGAAATTCTGGCGGGCATTTACCATCGTCTGCGCGAAATGTATCGCACGGAAGGCGGCAAAGGCGCCGAGCCGCTGCTGAAAATGAGCTGGAACTACAAGCAGCCGGACCATCCTGAGTCAGAGGAAGTGGCCAAAGAGAACAACGGCGTTGCGCTGGCGGATCTCTATGACGCTAACGGCAACCTGCTGGCGAAGAAAGGCCAGTTGCTGAACAGCTTCGCTCTGCTACGTGATGACGGCACCACGGCCTCTTCGTGCTGGATTTATGCCGGCAGCTGGACCGAGCAGGGTAACCAGATGGCTAATCGCGATAACGCCGACCCGTCAGGCCTTGGCAATACGCTGGGCTGGGCATGGGCGTGGCCGCTTAACCGTCGCGTGCTCTACAACCGTGCGTCTGCGGACATCAACGGCAAGCCGTGGGATCCAAAACGTATGCTGATCGAGTGGAACGGTTCGAAGTGGACGGGGAACGATATCCCGGACTTCAACACCGCCGCGCCGGGCAGCAAAACCGGGCCGTTCATCATGCAGCCGGAAGGGCTGGGACGTCTGTTTGCCCTCGACAAGCTGGCTGAAGGGCCGTTCCCGGAACACTACGAGCCGATGGAAACGCCGCTGGGCACCAACCCGCTGCACCCGAACGTGGTGTCCAGCCCGGTGGTGCGTATCTACGAAGACGACGTGCTGCGTTTAGGCAAGAAGGACAAGTTCCCTTACGTGGGGACTACCTACCGCCTGACCGAGCATTTCCACACCTGGACCAAGCACGCGCGGCTTAACGCCATCGCGCAGCCGGAACAGTTTGTGGAGATCAGCGAGACGCTGGCGAAAGCGAAGGGGATTGCCAACGGCGATCGCGTGAAGGTCAGCAGCAAGCGCGGCTTTATTCGCGCCGTTGCGGTGGTGACCCGCCGTCTGCAGAGCCTGAACGTGCATGGCCAGCAGGTGGAAACCGTCGGTATTCCGCTGCACTGGGGCTTTGAAGGCGTAGCGCAGAAGGGCTACATCGCCAATACCCTGACGCCTAACGTCGGCGATTCCAACTCGCAAACGCCGGAGTACAAAGCGTTTCTGGTCAACATCGAGAAAGCGTAA